The DNA region AAAATGTTGTGCCTTTACATGACCTTAAAGTTCATTACTAAATGTAATGCTCGATGTAAAGAACCTGATTTAGAATGAGATAATTGCAAATAATAAATCCAGTCATTACCTAGAAAAGTTGAAGAACATCAACtatcatatattaaaatttaaactataaaCAGTTGTGCCAGTAGAACTGTGCTAGTCTGAACTGTGTAATTTGGAACAGTCAAACTGTACCAAACCTTGCTTTCATggatttaaaaatccatttcaaaaatgaaattgaaagaaTGGTGTTTATATAGGCAATCACAGTCTCCTTCATGAAAATGTGTAACCCAGGAGCTATGtgaaattaaagaaacatttcAATGTTGTCACAATGTcccacttcatttttttctgatagcAATATGTTTATCTTGGCAAGGGAAGTGACTTTTCATTAGATAAACAAGTTTAACTTGAATAGACAATGATTGCTTTATATGTAAAATGATGTTTTCCAACTGAAATTTCCACATATTGGTGAACTGACGCATTTCTGTGCTAAACTCTATTAAATGGTAAGGTTGGGATTGAAAGGTTTCATTTCCTGCCTGATTTCCTATCTTCTGAActgaagctgaggaggatggaAGCCCTCAAAGAGCAGATCGAGTCCAGATCCATCATGgagataaataaaaaagtaaaatccaGCAGTACATGAAAAGAATCATGTATGACATGGGTGAAGTGAAGGGCTGTACAAAAGCTAAGGTCTCTATAAGGATATCTTGTAAGTAAATAGATACTTAAAACCTTTGTCAACATCTTTCCTCCCTTATTCTTCCTTATGATGCTCATGAATTTGTTTTGAGGATCACATACACTATGTCAGAAAAGAGTGGTGGAGCTGGCCACATTAATGGGGTAACACAGTGAACCTCCAGATGTTAGGGAAGATAGGACCATATGTGCTTGCTCTGAGTCAGCAAGTCAAGGTGCCTGAGAGCCTGTGCTTACTGCATACATGCCTTCtgatgcttttcttcctttcctctactGGATCATGCCACTTAGTAAAAGGCAGCGCACAATTCTACGCAAGGAACAAACTAAGCAATCACTGACAAATATTAAGAGAGACGTCACTGCCAGTTAGTCTCAAAGGAAAGGGTAGGAACAATGCCGTGTATGACTGAAATAGAATTCCatgtttggattttgttgttcttttaattcGTTCTTATTGCATCATGAAATCTAAGTATTTTAGCTCTCAAAGTGCTTGATACAAACTTTAAGTATATAAGTAAAGTTTAATATACACTTCAACTATATCAAACACGGGGTCATCATTATACTTACTTTCAAGTTCATTGACCTCCAGGTAATAGTTTTCAAGATTTTCATTAACTGTTGGTATACTCTTAAGCTTATTATAGGAGAGATCCAGCTCGAGCAGGGATGATATATTAAATGAGTTTCCAGGTACCCCACTATCAGCCAGTTCATTGTGAGATAAACGCAGGTATTGCAGCCCAGTGAAGTGCTTGAAATACTCATCCGGGATGTTGCTGATCTTATTATTGTCTAGGTAGAGAGTTAGAAGAGATGGTGGAAGATCAGCAGGCAGCTTGCTCATCTGATTGAAGCTCAAATCAAGGTACTCTAGTGATTTGAGACTTTTCAGAGAAGCCGAGACAGCATCCTCTTTGAGCTGGTTGTGTTGAAGATAGATGAAGGTCAAGTTGACCAGCCCGTCGAAGGAGCTGAGCTTGCTGATTTTATTATTGGCCAGCTGTAGGTCTTGCAGAGACTTTGGAAGTGGACCGACAGACTCAGTCAGGTTGTTGTGGTTTATATGCAGTTTCTTCAGTTGTTTCAGCTTAGAGAAAACCTTTCCTTTGATCTTGGAATTTTCTAGAAGGTTGTGGTCAAGAATGAGCCACTGCAGATCCGTGACGTTCTCAAAGGCCTTCTCTTCAATATGGTCGATCTGGTTATTCCTCAGGTAAAGGTACTTGATGCCAGGAGGTACCATTGGCACACTCTTCAACTTGAGGTCATCACAGTACATGGCAGTTGGGTAGCTGTGGGGACAATTACATTCTGGTGCACAGTTGGGTGATAGTTGCCCATACATGAAGAGAGGGGCATCATAATCGTAGTATTGGCCACTGACACTACCAACTAATGCCAAGACAAGAGAGAATGCACATATATTCATTTTCAGCAAGTCCTCCGTGACCTAAATAAAGTGGAAACGAATCATTACAACATAatatcattttaagaaaaaaaaagttcaattttcattaaattcattagcaaggtgtattttttttttcatatccttTTCAGTGCCTCCAAAATAGTGTCTTCGCTGCTCTTTGAACCTTTCTATTTCAGCATAAGGAGAAAGAAGGCGGCGGGGGAgaagtggggtgtggggtggttTAGGgcggggagaggagaggggcgTGTTGTTCACACCTTCGGGTGGAAACAGGTTCCAGGTGTGTACGAATGCGCCCCCTTGTGGTATGGCTTCCAAATATTTTAGTCCTTGTCACTGATACTTCCTCAATCGAAATATCAGTCAGGATATTTCCTGGTGGCACCGTCTCACACAATGTGAGAAACCCTATTTAAGAATATCCCCGAAGCCAGAAGAAAGGAAACTTAGAAGACAACTGGAAATTCCTCGGTACATTCTGCCATCAACATCCTTAAAATGTCTCATTAGAGAGATCCTACGTGAGTGCAGGGGcagtctgtgttttttttttccctcaggcaAACTGCTCTTGCTGCTTGTAAGGTAGAAGAGGCAAAAAGCGCCTTCCTTTCAAGGGGCCTTGTTATTGTTGTGGATTCTGAGGAAAGGGGGTTGAATTCTTAgatggatatttacattatttgcaGCTTAACATCCCGGGCTTTAAAATTCACTGAAAGCTGTATCTGAAGCTAGTATTtagtaaattaattttagaagaaCAAATGTTTACCCAATACGGAAAAGTCAGACAGTGTTGGCTTTTCCATCCAAACCGGAAAGGATACCAGTTATACGAAAATAACCTTCTCTCCAACTTTAAAAACTAAGTCCTTCTCCATTTTAAAGAATAAGTTCATCTTCTTTGTGCCAACTGTAAGGTAACATGATTTGCTAGAGCAGATTTTAGTGCCCTCAGAAAGTGgaagcagagaataaaagacaaaacaaaaataaaataagagtgaTGTTGGCGTCATGAATTGTGTGCTGAGAGTGTAAGTTCAAAATATTTCCTGGTAGTTATTTTCCCATAACATGTTTCTAAGATGGGATTCAATAATGATTCAAGTTTCAGAGAAAAGCTAGCCATTTGCATAAAAGAAGGCTAGGACATAAGAGTTGGGAATCACAGAATGCATTGTAGGAAAGCCAGTGTTCCTGTGAGTGAAACAACATGAAGAGAATCCACTTTCAATTACACCCTGCATTGCatgatatttttatgtaaatagtaTGAGATAAGCATTTGCATCAGGTAATTAGGAGAAAGTAGAAGTTTGGGGACcatgcattttaaatatatctgCTTTGCTTTAGCTTAGAATCATGACAGACTTCAGgaaaagaaacactgagaaagaTTCTATGAAAGATACACTTAAAATTCTAACATCAGATACAGTCACAATGCTCATAAATTATCCCCCTGCCCATGATTATGATGGAAGATTTGCCCAGCCTAGCACTAGGAACACGATGGCAGTAATAGACTTTCTCAGGGGTTTCTGCGTTTTAATGATGCATAATCACATAAATGAGTCTAttgattcatttacattttgactttttaagTGGAATATGCATAGTAACAAGCATTTCTTCCACAGTTTTGGCAAAGTAAAACTTAACAGTCTGAAATCAAAGCAACCTTGTGAACATACAGTGCCTCCTCTGTGAGGGTCAGTCATACATTTGGCCCCTACTTTTCAAATACCTCTGGTCATTAAAGAAATGCTTTTCTGCAAAAACATAAATTGTTTCccagaaacatttaaaaacatgttccTTAAGGTGTGTATCCCAAAccacaaatctttaaaatgaacaaaacatggCAAAGCGATCCACACAAGTATCTGAGTCCTGCTAACGTTTTATAACTCAGAATGTTTATTGCGACCTGTAGCAACATATTTTATTGCAAAACCTCTTAACTGCTGGTGGTAGTGGCCTTTTTTCTGTCTCAATACTAAGTTTCAACAATATAAGAATATGTAGCTAATTAGCATGGatagaattttaatttctgtacttttttgaGTGTctagtttaactttttttttttttttcattgtaaccTTGGAACATTTTAACTTTCCCTTGCCAATCAGTCTGGCATACAGAGTGAAATTAATCCAATAGTGATGCAAAGTATATTAggtaaaaatgtgaaaataaatgttcaaaattgtCATTGAATAGCAAATTGGCAAAATTCctctagaactttttttttttctgttcctgttaAAATTCAGCACTGTCCCCAAAAATCAGCATCCCCTAGGCTGTAGTAAAAAAAAAGGACTTACCTTACTCCCTTGACACTGTTTCCACTAATTCCTTAAACAGACGCACTGTGAACAAGGATCCACTAACATATGCTGTGAACTCTGTCAGGGTGGGACTGGCTGCCAGAGTCTCAGTGATACAAGAGCTGAGGAGGGTGGGGGACCAGCCCAATCACGCCAGCCTCTGGATGAAGTTATGTCACTGTGGGCTCTTGTGGTGTTGCCTCTGAGCACGCTTCTCTCTAACGAAGTGCAGGTGGACAGAACAAACCCTTCCCCGATGGAatcggggggggggagagagagagagagagagagagagagagagagagagagagagagagagagagagagactttactAGATTAAACCCACTAAGAATTGAGCTTGCTGAAAGTGAGGCAGTTTGGTGTGAGAGGGTTTCTGCTACAAACTTCAGAACTCTGCGTCTGTGGTGGCAGTTATCTGTGATCTGCTCAGCCAAGTATTGTGCTCCTGTGAAGATCTCCTAAATCACAAACAGAGCAAAGAATCTCGGGAAAATGCAAATGAGCACACTCAAAGGAACTGAGTCTTTTTGTTGGCCACTGTTCTTGGATTAGTTATTTGATTCACTTGGATCTGCTTGCTTATTGTCCTAAGGATACATCATTCATTTCTGTAATGTGAACAGTACTTCATATACACGTTAAGACAACTGATAGTGTGAACATCTTATTTTGCTTGTCATGTTGAAGAAACTCTGTTTTTATGTTCTTCAGATCTGGAACCACTCAGCAAGGTTCGACCTGTTTTTCGTTTATGGATTTCCTCAGGAACTTACTCAAAACCCTACTTGAAGATTATATTCTATACtttaaagccaaaaaaaaacagaacaaagaaaacgTAAATATATCCTAAA from Mus pahari chromosome 9, PAHARI_EIJ_v1.1, whole genome shotgun sequence includes:
- the Lum gene encoding lumican, which produces MNICAFSLVLALVGSVSGQYYDYDAPLFMYGQLSPNCAPECNCPHSYPTAMYCDDLKLKSVPMVPPGIKYLYLRNNQIDHIEEKAFENVTDLQWLILDHNLLENSKIKGKVFSKLKQLKKLHINHNNLTESVGPLPKSLQDLQLANNKISKLSSFDGLVNLTFIYLQHNQLKEDAVSASLKSLKSLEYLDLSFNQMSKLPADLPPSLLTLYLDNNKISNIPDEYFKHFTGLQYLRLSHNELADSGVPGNSFNISSLLELDLSYNKLKSIPTVNENLENYYLEVNELEKFDVKSFCKILGPLSYSKIKHLRLDGNPLTQSSLPPDMYECLRVASEITVN